A segment of the Candidatus Pelagisphaera phototrophica genome:
CCACAATCGGTTGGATCAACCCTTCACTCTGAATACTCTCCGCGAGGTCCACCAACTGGCTCTTTTCGAACTCTTTTCGTGGCTGGTAAGGATTAGGCTCGATTTTCCCTATCGGCAACTCCAAGAATTCGGGGCTGGCTCCCTCCACGGCAAACCCTTTTTTCGTAGCCCGCTTGGCATCCGTGTTCCCTGCTGACGATTTCGCAGCCGCAGTTGCGGCCTTCTTAGCGACCGTTTTTTTTGCCGCCAGACCGGAGTTTCCGGACCCTCCGGAGATGAGGCCCGCAAGGCCTTTACCGAGTCGAGATTTGGGTTTCGCCATAAGCTAAAGAGAATTTACTGGTGGGGTATGAACAGCGTTCGACCAACCTGCAAGTATTTGGGGTGGGAAATCTCATTGGCATTTTGGATCCAATCCCTCGTCGAGCCAAATTTGGTGGCGATCCCGGAAATCGTGTCCCCACTACGCACCGTGTAGGTTGTTCCTGTCTTGGGGAAATTGTCGTGAAACGAAGTCAAAACATCCGGATCCGGTTTAACTTGTAGAGGAGGTAACCCACCGATGCTCTTTTTAACGCTATCCACGAAGCTCGTTATCTGTTCGGTTACCTGTAAAACGATCTCGCTTTTCATCTTTTCGTCCCTCAATTCCAATGAAGTAACCGCCTTGGCAATGGCTTGATTCAACTGCCCAACCGTCGCGAGCTGGCCCATGCTGCTGTCTATACGCGTCTCGTAAGTACCGACTTGCTGCCGAAGTTGATTGTTCTCTCTGCGCATACTATCAACCTCGACTCGCATCGATCTAATCGATTCCTCTAGAATCCGAATATCTTCAACCAAGTTAGCCACTTGGTACGCCAAATTACTGGTCTGGGCGAAAACAGAGAAGTGTCCAAAAAGCAGACTTAGGAATCCAGCCCAGACAATTCGTGCTAGTTTGCCATTAACAATTCCGCCCATTTCGAAATGGTGGAAAAAATGAGTCCGGAAAACAAGCATCAACCCCTGTCTGAATGGGAAACAATTGTTAAGCTACCTTCAAAAATACTGCTTCGACACCAAACTTGCCATTTCCACGGATTCCAGAACGGTCCCCACAGGCAGCTCAAAACCTCGAACAAAACTGGCCGCACCGAGCATTTTCCCACCAGGTCGCTGTAATTGCTTGAGGTACAATGCGCCTGTCCCGCAGGCCACTGCCAAACCTTCCGCCTCCAAACTGATCACCTGACCCGCTGAAGCCTCAAGTTCTAGTGCACCGTGGTCGGCTAAGCCGACTTTTATAACCGAGTCGCCATATCTGAATCGAGTTCCTGGCCAGGGAAACAGAGCATTAACTCTCTTGGCAACTTCCTCCGCAGGGCGTCTAAAATCGAGTCCTCCATCTGCCTTAGTCAACTTTCGCACATAGGAGACCCTGTTTTCGTCCTGTGGATTTGGCATCGCACCGCCCGAAAAAACGAGGGGCAAACACCTTTCCAACAAAGGCAGGCAGGCTCGGGAAAGTTTGGTTTCCAAAGTCAAGGCCGTATCCAAATGTTCGATATTCACTTTTTCTACATCAAGAACGGGCCCTGCATCCATTTCTTTAACGACTTTCATGAAACTTACCCCCGTTTCTAGGTCACCAGAAGCAATAGCGGATTGAATGGGAGCAGCTCCACGATATCTAGGAAGTATCGAAGTATGCAAATTCCAAATTCCCAAAGGAGGTGTATCAATCAATACTTGGGGCAATAAGTGACCATAAGCCATAACAAGGATCGTATCTGCGTTGATCGCTTCGATTTCATACCTCACCGATTGATCCACACGATACGGTTGAAAAACGGGGACACCATTCTCCCGTGCCCACAATTTGATGGCATTAGCCTCTATCCGTTTTCCTCTCCCTCTAGGTTTATCAGGTTGGGTGTACACTGCTGACAGACCAATGCTTCCACAACTCCCGTCCAAAATCGCGTTCAACGCAGGAAGCGCTATTGAATCCGATCCCATGAATATTAGCTTTTGCCTCATGCTTCTATTCAACCCGACCCTAATCCAAAACAACTCGTCAATCTATAAGTGAATTCCACTTAATCAGTTTTCACATACGGATTCTTCTTGTTCACGAGATCAAATACTACAGGGCAACCCTCAAGTTTGAACGCATCAACTACCGCCGCTTGCATGTAGCGCTTGTAGGAATCGTTTAACTTTTTGGCCTGGTTGCAAAACACCTTTATCCGATAAGGGCGATTCGCGATATGTACTGCATAATATATACGAAAGCGACGACCGTCGACTTTTGGTGCCGGCATACGATCCGCTAATTTATAAAGCATACTATTCAATCTGCCCGTGGAAATCTTTTTTTCCGTACGCTTGTCCATCTGGCGGGCATCGTAAAGCATCTTTTCAATGTCGATGTTTTCTAGAGCCGATACAAATCTTATGGGGGAACCCGGTGTAAAGAAAATCTCCCTACGAAGCCCTTTCTCGAAAGCCTTTCTAAATTCACTCTCGGTTTCAAACCCGTCTATTTCGCCCTTCTCCCAGGCCTCTAAAGCCAAATCCCATTTGTTGACCACAATAACGATCGGCTTGTTGAGCTTAGATGCCTCGCCCGCAATCGCTTTGTCTTGATGGGTCGGACCTTCCTTCGCATCGAGCACCATAAATACAACGTCCACATCTCGAATCGCATCAAGAGAACGAACTCGTGAGAAATATTCCACCGATGAGCTGAGCTTGGTTTTCTTTCGAATTCCTGCGGTGTCGGTCATAATAAAATGCCAGTCTTCACCACGCTTAGACCTCCAGGTGAAAGGCGTTTCAATGGAATCTCGAGTCGTGCCAGGAATGTCACTAACGATGAACCGCTCTGACTTGACGAGACAATTGCTCAATGAGGACTTTCCTACATTTGGGCGACCAATAAAACAAACTCGAATCTTTTTCCGGCCATCGTCGACTTTGGGTTCGGGAGGTCCCGCGATTTCATCACGTTTCGCTAATACAAGAGAACGTAAACTCGAGATCCCCCTGTCATGCTCAGCCGAAACGAGGTACGGTTTGCCAAGGCCAAGCGAGAAGAACTCGTTTATCTCGATCTCTGTGTCTGCCTTATCGACTTTATTGACGACCAGTCCTACCGGTTTTTTATTCCGGCGCAGGATTTCCGCCATTTCCAAGTCCAGAGGAACCAGACCCTCTCGGCCGTCCACAACCATCAAAACGTAGTCCGCCGTATCGATCGAAAATGCGATCTGGCCTTCAACCGCATCAACCAGCCGCTCAGGTGTATCGCTCATCCCCGGCACTAGACCCATCCCCCCTGTATCCATCAACGAATAGCCGTCTTCATCAATATCGAAGGTCAAAATATCTCGGGTCACTCCCGGCATATCATGGACAATGGATACACGTCTCCCAATCATCCGGTTGAAAAGTCGGCTTTTACCAACATTCGGACGTCCGACGATCGCGACAGTAAAGTGTGATGACATAATAGATATTCTATGTATACAAAGCAGCGAGTAGAGAATTCTACTGGTTGCTACCCTTGTTAAATTTTCTAGATCGAAGCGCTCGCTGCAACCGCTCTCTCAGCACCTAAAGACGCGACGAAGCGCTCGATTCGGTTGCAAGCTTCCAATAGGTCCTCATAGCCTGATGCAAAGCTGCAACGCGCAAATCCTTCCCCAAATTCGCCAAACGCACTCCCCGGAACCATGGCCACTTTCTCTTTTTCCAAAAGCTGCTTGGCGAATTCGACTGATGAAAGCCCCGTCGATTCGATGTTTGGGAAAGCGTAAAACGTCGCTTGAGGCAAATGACAAGTAAGCCCCATCTCATTGAATCTACGAACAACCAAATCTCGACGACGACGATATTGTTGCTTCATTTTTTGAACACCGTCGTACCCATTTCGCAACGCCTCTACCGCCGCGTCTTGGGCGATTATGGACGCGCACATCATCGAGTACTGATGCACCTTCATCATTGCTTCAATCAAAACCGCAGGAGCGCAAGCATAACCCAGGCGCCACCCGGTCATCGCCCAGGCCTTAGAGCAACCGTGAAGGAAAATCGTTCGCTCCTTCATCCCCGGAAAATTCACTATGCTTACATGCTCACCGTCGTAGGTGAGTTCCGCATAAATCTCATCGCTGATTACAACAAGGTCTTTTTCCACCGCAAATCGGGCGATCTCTTCGAGTTCGTCCCGCTCAGCAACACCACCCGTCGGATTGCAAGGCAAGTTAATGATCAGGGCCTTGCATCCGGGCACCCACGATTTTTTCACCTCCGCTGCCTTTATCGTAAAGGCGGACTCCGCGTCCGTCTTGATCGGAATACCAATCCCATGGGCCAGCATTACCGTCGGATGATAAGACACAAAGCAGGGGTCCTGGTAGAGAACCTTGTCTCCCGGATTAAGGATGGCTCGCAACGCGATATCCATCGCTTCAGAAACACCAACGGTGACAATAACTTCGCTCTTCGGATCGTATTTAATATTAAAATACTTATCTATATAATCCGAAATTGCCCGACGCAACTCGAGCGTCCCGAGATTTGACGTATAAAAAGTACGGCCCTTTTCAATCGAGTAAATCGCAGCCTCTCTGATATGCCAAGGTGTCGTAAAGTCAGGCTCGCCAATTCCAAGGGAAATGACGTCTTCCATTCCCGCGACAAGCTCAAAGAAGTCTCGGATACCCGAACGAGGAAGTCCGGTGACATGATCGGCAACAAAACGGTTTTCTGAGTTTTCCACGAATAAATTGAGTTTAAGCTAGGTCAAGGGCGACACCATGGATCGGAACCCCATGGGCTCATCCAAAGTTCTTCTGGCTAGCAACGGTTCTACGGCGAAACATCCAAGCGATCCTTGTCCTCCTTGGGCTGCTCAATCAGGAAGCCTTGCTCTTTGTACCCTCTCAACATGAAATGCGTCGCCGTTGAAACAATCCCTTCAATCGTCGATAGCCGTTCCGAAACAAACGAGGCCACTTTGTGGAGCGTAGATTGTCGCACGACTACGAGAAGATCATAGGATCCAGACATTAGGTAACAGGATTCCACTTCATCAAATCGAGCTATTCTTTGAGCCAAACGATTGAACCCGCCCTCTCTCTCTGGGGTAATTTTCACTTCAATCACCCCACGAACGGTCATTTCCGCATCTGCCTCTGGATTCAACACCGGGATCCAGCCCAGCAAAACGCCTTTTTCCTTCAATGTTGATAGCTGTTCCTTCAAAAGGTCTTCGGACATGCCAAGAATTTCAGCCATCTGGCTCTCGTTCAGACGCTCTCCTTCAGTAAGAAGCTTTAATACCTCGTTCATGATGGCCGACAAAATGCACGCTCCTGAAATAATATCCAGCCGTAAATCGAATCACGCCCATCGAAAGCTTTACGCCTTGAAACAATCTTCCCAATATCTCCATCCATGTTTGAAAGCCTAACCGACAAACTGTCTCACGCCATGCGCCAACTTCGCGGTACGGCGAAGCTGAGCGAGGAAAATATGTCCGAAGCTCTGAAGGAGGTGCGCGCCGCCCTCCTTTCCGCCGACGTCCACTTCAAAGTCGCGCGGGAGTTTATTGAAACCGTTAAGGAAAAGTGCGTCGGACAAGAAGTCCTGAAGTCGGTTACTCCGAGCCAACAGATCATCAAGATCATCAACGACGAGTTGGTTAGACTCTTAGGTGAGGGTGAAACGGAGCTGTCAACCAATCGGCCCCTCAAAATATTGATGGTGGGTCTGCAAGGAGGGGGAAAGACAACCACCTCTGCCAAGATCGCGAAGTTTCTCAAAAAAGAGGGCTACAATCCTCTTTTAGTTGCCTGCGACATCTATCGTCCCGCTGCGATCGACCAGCTTGAATCCGTCGGTGAACAGATTGGCGTTCCTGTATTTTCAGATAGATCATCGCCCGACGTTCCTCTGATTGGCGAAAACGCGCTAAAGCAGAGCCAAATTGAAGGACGTGACCTGATCATTTTCGATACCGCAGGACGGCTCCAAATTGACGCCCCACTGATCGAGGAAATCAAGGAACTCAAACGACGCATTCAACCCGACGAAGTCATTCTGGTCGCGGATGGAGCGATCGGTCAGGAAGCAATTAATGTGGCCGAGTCCTTCCACGAAGCAGTCGAGCTAACGGGGATCGCCATGACAAAACTCGATGGAGACGCCCGGGGTGGCGCGGCTCTCTCGATGAAGCAAATCACCAACGTTCCGATCAAATTTGCAGGTACCGGCGAGAAGCTGGAGGACTTCGATCTTTTCCATGCCGACCGGATGGCTTCACGGATTCTCGGGATGGGCGACGTGGTTTCGCTCGTCGAAAAGGCCCAAGAATCGATCGACGAGAAAGAGGCGGAGAGAATGGCCGGCCGCATGATGGCTGCCGATTTTAATTTCGAAGATATGCTCAACCAGTTCAGCCAAGTCAAAAAACTGGGCTCAATGCAGTCAATTATGGGAATGATGCCAGGTATGAGCGGAATGAAAATGGACGACAAAGCGGAAAATCAGATGAAGCAGTCCGAAGCGATCATTCTCTCCATGACGCTACAAGAACGTCGCTCGCCTAATGTCCTCAACGCCAGCCGCCGCAATCGTATTGCCAAAGGTTCCGGAGTCAAAATCAGCCAGGTCAATCAGCTCATCAAGCAGCACATGCAGATGAAGAAGATGATGAAAAAGCTTAACGGGGGCGGGAAAATGAAGAAAATGATGAAGCAAATGAAAGCTCAAGGCATGGACCCTTCTCAAATGGCCGGTGGCGACCTGGGTAGTGGGCTGGGCGGCTTTAAAGGAAAGCTTCCTTTTTAAAGGCAGCTCAACTGGTTCGGCTGAAACAAAAAGTTGGTAGAATAAAACCTGCTCTCTGCCTTCTACGCTATTTCGAACCTATTTCTGGTTTTGCAGTGCCTCTAGTTCCTTCTGCTGCTTCTCCCTTTTGGCTCTGGAGCTCTGAAGCGAGCTAATCAGCTTATCAAAGGCTCCTGCGATCTGTCCGGCATTGAAATTCGCCGAACGTCCAGGATCTCCCGCGGAAACGGGCCGGTCATACTGGCCTGACATGAACTCTTGGTCATTCCTCATCGTCACCATCATTTCGTGGGCCGCATCAGGATCAAGATCGGCGATTCTTTCGAGCCGGCGTCTTGGTTTAGGATCTAAGACTTCCATAAGTTCTCTCTGCAGCTTGATATCATCCCCGCCGACATTTAATGTCTTCAGTGTTACCAATTCCATCTCTTCCGAGTTTAGATGAGCGGGCAGACCCTCACTCATCTTCTCGTTTTGAGCTTTGGACTCCTTATAGAGTTTCTTGATCTCCGTTTCGTCGAAAATGGTCGTCCTGCTAATCTTCACCTTGTCGATCGAAGCCGGCTCCGCCTTCTGCTCAGCATTGGCCTCTTGTATCTCCCCAATTCTTGGCTTGGCAGTTTCATCAGCTACACCCAGAGGGCTGACAGCGAGACTTAATCCTAAAGTAGTGAAAAACAGAAGTGATCGGGAGGTCATAAGAAAAGAAGCTACTTTGACCCGTTACTCTAGCCCGTTTTGAGGCTATGGCGAAACAAAAATCATGTGTTTTGCAGCATAATTCTGACCTGTTCCAACTTATTTAGATCCTTCAACCCGGGAGATTTCTCAACCCCACTGTTCAAATCGACCTGCTTCGCTCCGGTTTTCTCAATGGCTTCGCGGACATTGCCCGGATTCAAGCCACCCGCCAGAACCCAATTCTTATCGGGGGACTTTCTCGACACTTGTTCGAAACCTTCCCAATCGCCAACTTTGCCTGTTCCGCCGAAAGCACCTTTCTGGTAGGTATCCCAAAGAAAGGTATTTGCGTAAGCTATAAGGGTTTCATCAAATTCCTCCTCTGGACCCACTTTTTGGGCTAACCAAAGCTTTTCCGGAGTCACTTGCCTTGACCACTCCTCGATCTGCTGCCGATAAGGCCCTGTTAATGGAAAGTGGATTTGATAGTAATCGAATCCTGCCTGCAGGAGAGCATTGAGCTGGTCCGCATCAGGTACAACCGTAACCGCCACTTTTGGCAAATCCGGTAATTCTGATTGAAACGTTTGGTACTCGTTCAAAGCGAGACATCGAGGCGACTTAGGATAGAAAATAAATCCAAGGAAGTCCGCTCCCATTGCAGCCGCATTTTTCGCATCACTCAGTCGCGTCAAACCGCAAACTTTGATTTTTACAACTCCTACCATCCGCTCAACCGACAAATTGGTTAATCTTCTCGATCACATAATCAACTTCCCCATCCTTTAATTCAGGAACGATTGGCAGACTCAGACAATTGCGAGCCAGATTCTCCGAAATAGGAAAATCTCCTTCTTTGTAACCTAAATAGGAAAAACAGGGCTGCAAATGCAACGGATAGGGGTACACGATATCGGTTCCAATTCCATTATCTGCTAGGTAGGTCTTCAATTGGTCACGCTCCGGGTGCTGAATTGTGAACATGTGATACACCGACTCCCCCCACTCAACAACTGCCGGAAGCTTGATTCGGAGGTTTTTGATTTCCTTTCCATAGCGACTCGCAATCAGCTGCCGCCGCTTCGTTTTCTCCGCCAAACTCGGGAGCTTAACGTTTAGGGACGCCGCCTGCAACCCTTCCATCCGGTTGTTGTATCCAACGAAGTGATTCAGATAGCGTTCTTTAGAACCGTGGGCTCTCAACACTTCGATTTGGTCGAGTAATGCGGAGTCACCTGACGTCACACATCCCCCTTCGCCCAATCCACCGAGATTTTTAGTCGGATAAAAAGAAAACGCTCCCGCATCGCCAATCTCCCCTACGGGTCTTCCTCGGTAAGTTGCCAAATGAGCTTGGGCTGCGTCCTCGACTAACTTGATTCTTTTTGAACGCGCGATCTCCAATATGGGATCCATGTCAGCCGATTGACCAAACAAATGCGTCACAACAATCGCCCTAGTTTTGTCCGTAATAGCAGCCTCAATACGATTTGGATCCAATGTATACGACTCGGGATCGATATCCACAAAAACGGCTCGGGCTCCAACATATTGGGCGAACCATGCCGATGCGATAAAGGTAAACGCGGGAACAATAACCTCATCTCCTCGACCGATACCCATGGCACAAGCGATCAAATGCAGTGCTTCGGTCCCACTGCCTAGACCCACGCAACGGGACACCCCTTGCGCTTTTCCGAATTCCAATTCGAATTGCGCGACATCCTTTCCAAGACAGAACCCACCATGCTCTATGGTGCTCGCAAATGCCTCCAAAAGCTCCGCTTTGATCGGATCGTGAGCCCGTTTGAGGTTAATAAAGGGTACTTTCATGTTCAATTCGATTCCTTCCCGAAGTTCCGTACAAGTTCCTCAACCAGACTATCAAGGCTGGCTTCCTTCGCCTGGAAATTTCTAGGCACTCCAAGCCGCTCCATACTAGCGCTCGTGATGGGGCCAATACTCACAGTCTTGGGTCGAATCGCATCGGCGCTTAAAACCAAGTCTTTCGCTTGATCCACAAAAGATTTCACGCCCGATGAACTAGTGAAAAGTATGGCATCTGCTCCTTGCTCTCTGAACGCTTTCGCAGCTGGATCGCTGGAGAGATCCGTTGGATCCGTACGATAGACTTCAAATCGATCAACGATCGCCCTCGCCTCTTCCAACTTCTTCAATAGGACATCTCTACCCAAATTCCCCGTAACCAATAGCACTTTCGCGCTATCCAAACTTTCCGTCGCCACGAGAGCGTCTGCCAGGCTCTCTGCATTCGCCTCCTCTGGTATCAGATCTGTGGCTACGTAGAACTTGCTGATTTCCTTGGCTGTTGACTTGCCAACGGCTGCTATACGAATAAAGCCTAAGGACCGTATATCGTCGAATTTTTCGAAGAACGTATCGAAAAAATGCCGTACGCCATTGGGGCTCGAGAAAACAATCCAGTCATAGCTGGCAAGTTCAGCAAACACGTCGTCTCGAGTCTGCTCATTTACGTTTCTGGAAATAGAAATCAAAGGCAGGCCGATCACCTCCGCTCCCAGTTTCTCCAGTTTTTCACTCAACTCACTCGCCTGTCCCTGACTTCGTGTCACAACGAAGCGCCGTCCTTGCAGAGGCTGTGACTCAAACCATGATATTTCGTCTCCCATTCCAGCATTCTCTCCTATAATTATGACGGCAGGTGATTTCAATTTAAACTCCTTGGCGTCACCACAAATTGTGCCCAAACTCCCCCGACACACACGCTGGCAGCCCAACGTCGCCCACTCAACACAGGCAACAGCCGTATCGCTCTCAAATCCAGCATCCATCAGACTGGCTGCTATTAGCTCCAGTCTTGAAATTCCCATGTAAACACAGACCGTACTATTCACCCGAGGAATGTTGGCCCAGTCCACCGAGATCTCTGGTTTTTCCGGGTCCTCGTGCCCCGTCACAATCACAAGGGTCGAACTCGAGTTTCGCTGCGTCAGAGGAGTCCCGCTAAAGGCTCCCGCCCCAATGGCAGCAGTTATTCCTGGAACGATCTCGAAATAGACCCCCTCTTGGCGCAAAAACAAAGCTTCCTCACTGCCACGACCAAAAATAAAAGGATCACCTCCTTTAAGCCGCACCACAAGCTTCCCCTCCCTCGCCTTTGCAACAATCAACGATTGGATCTCAGCTTGGGGAACTGAATGACAGCCCGACTTTTTGCCCACAAAAATCTGTTCGCATTTCTCCTTTTGCAAGGCAAGTACCGCGGGATGTACAAGCGAGTCGTAAATGAGCGTGTCGCAGGACTCAATGAGCTCCTTTGCTCTTACTGTT
Coding sequences within it:
- a CDS encoding phosphoribosylanthranilate isomerase, producing the protein MVGVVKIKVCGLTRLSDAKNAAAMGADFLGFIFYPKSPRCLALNEYQTFQSELPDLPKVAVTVVPDADQLNALLQAGFDYYQIHFPLTGPYRQQIEEWSRQVTPEKLWLAQKVGPEEEFDETLIAYANTFLWDTYQKGAFGGTGKVGDWEGFEQVSRKSPDKNWVLAGGLNPGNVREAIEKTGAKQVDLNSGVEKSPGLKDLNKLEQVRIMLQNT
- the ffh gene encoding signal recognition particle protein — translated: MFESLTDKLSHAMRQLRGTAKLSEENMSEALKEVRAALLSADVHFKVAREFIETVKEKCVGQEVLKSVTPSQQIIKIINDELVRLLGEGETELSTNRPLKILMVGLQGGGKTTTSAKIAKFLKKEGYNPLLVACDIYRPAAIDQLESVGEQIGVPVFSDRSSPDVPLIGENALKQSQIEGRDLIIFDTAGRLQIDAPLIEEIKELKRRIQPDEVILVADGAIGQEAINVAESFHEAVELTGIAMTKLDGDARGGAALSMKQITNVPIKFAGTGEKLEDFDLFHADRMASRILGMGDVVSLVEKAQESIDEKEAERMAGRMMAADFNFEDMLNQFSQVKKLGSMQSIMGMMPGMSGMKMDDKAENQMKQSEAIILSMTLQERRSPNVLNASRRNRIAKGSGVKISQVNQLIKQHMQMKKMMKKLNGGGKMKKMMKQMKAQGMDPSQMAGGDLGSGLGGFKGKLPF
- a CDS encoding LysM peptidoglycan-binding domain-containing protein, which produces MGGIVNGKLARIVWAGFLSLLFGHFSVFAQTSNLAYQVANLVEDIRILEESIRSMRVEVDSMRRENNQLRQQVGTYETRIDSSMGQLATVGQLNQAIAKAVTSLELRDEKMKSEIVLQVTEQITSFVDSVKKSIGGLPPLQVKPDPDVLTSFHDNFPKTGTTYTVRSGDTISGIATKFGSTRDWIQNANEISHPKYLQVGRTLFIPHQ
- the der gene encoding ribosome biogenesis GTPase Der, giving the protein MSSHFTVAIVGRPNVGKSRLFNRMIGRRVSIVHDMPGVTRDILTFDIDEDGYSLMDTGGMGLVPGMSDTPERLVDAVEGQIAFSIDTADYVLMVVDGREGLVPLDLEMAEILRRNKKPVGLVVNKVDKADTEIEINEFFSLGLGKPYLVSAEHDRGISSLRSLVLAKRDEIAGPPEPKVDDGRKKIRVCFIGRPNVGKSSLSNCLVKSERFIVSDIPGTTRDSIETPFTWRSKRGEDWHFIMTDTAGIRKKTKLSSSVEYFSRVRSLDAIRDVDVVFMVLDAKEGPTHQDKAIAGEASKLNKPIVIVVNKWDLALEAWEKGEIDGFETESEFRKAFEKGLRREIFFTPGSPIRFVSALENIDIEKMLYDARQMDKRTEKKISTGRLNSMLYKLADRMPAPKVDGRRFRIYYAVHIANRPYRIKVFCNQAKKLNDSYKRYMQAAVVDAFKLEGCPVVFDLVNKKNPYVKTD
- the fmt gene encoding methionyl-tRNA formyltransferase, whose translation is MRQKLIFMGSDSIALPALNAILDGSCGSIGLSAVYTQPDKPRGRGKRIEANAIKLWARENGVPVFQPYRVDQSVRYEIEAINADTILVMAYGHLLPQVLIDTPPLGIWNLHTSILPRYRGAAPIQSAIASGDLETGVSFMKVVKEMDAGPVLDVEKVNIEHLDTALTLETKLSRACLPLLERCLPLVFSGGAMPNPQDENRVSYVRKLTKADGGLDFRRPAEEVAKRVNALFPWPGTRFRYGDSVIKVGLADHGALELEASAGQVISLEAEGLAVACGTGALYLKQLQRPGGKMLGAASFVRGFELPVGTVLESVEMASLVSKQYF
- a CDS encoding Lrp/AsnC family transcriptional regulator, whose amino-acid sequence is MNEVLKLLTEGERLNESQMAEILGMSEDLLKEQLSTLKEKGVLLGWIPVLNPEADAEMTVRGVIEVKITPEREGGFNRLAQRIARFDEVESCYLMSGSYDLLVVVRQSTLHKVASFVSERLSTIEGIVSTATHFMLRGYKEQGFLIEQPKEDKDRLDVSP
- the cobA gene encoding uroporphyrinogen-III C-methyltransferase, with the protein product MPKGSVYLVGAGPGNPGLITVRAKELIESCDTLIYDSLVHPAVLALQKEKCEQIFVGKKSGCHSVPQAEIQSLIVAKAREGKLVVRLKGGDPFIFGRGSEEALFLRQEGVYFEIVPGITAAIGAGAFSGTPLTQRNSSSTLVIVTGHEDPEKPEISVDWANIPRVNSTVCVYMGISRLELIAASLMDAGFESDTAVACVEWATLGCQRVCRGSLGTICGDAKEFKLKSPAVIIIGENAGMGDEISWFESQPLQGRRFVVTRSQGQASELSEKLEKLGAEVIGLPLISISRNVNEQTRDDVFAELASYDWIVFSSPNGVRHFFDTFFEKFDDIRSLGFIRIAAVGKSTAKEISKFYVATDLIPEEANAESLADALVATESLDSAKVLLVTGNLGRDVLLKKLEEARAIVDRFEVYRTDPTDLSSDPAAKAFREQGADAILFTSSSGVKSFVDQAKDLVLSADAIRPKTVSIGPITSASMERLGVPRNFQAKEASLDSLVEELVRNFGKESN
- a CDS encoding DegT/DnrJ/EryC1/StrS family aminotransferase, with translation MKVPFINLKRAHDPIKAELLEAFASTIEHGGFCLGKDVAQFELEFGKAQGVSRCVGLGSGTEALHLIACAMGIGRGDEVIVPAFTFIASAWFAQYVGARAVFVDIDPESYTLDPNRIEAAITDKTRAIVVTHLFGQSADMDPILEIARSKRIKLVEDAAQAHLATYRGRPVGEIGDAGAFSFYPTKNLGGLGEGGCVTSGDSALLDQIEVLRAHGSKERYLNHFVGYNNRMEGLQAASLNVKLPSLAEKTKRRQLIASRYGKEIKNLRIKLPAVVEWGESVYHMFTIQHPERDQLKTYLADNGIGTDIVYPYPLHLQPCFSYLGYKEGDFPISENLARNCLSLPIVPELKDGEVDYVIEKINQFVG
- a CDS encoding aminotransferase class I/II-fold pyridoxal phosphate-dependent enzyme, producing MENSENRFVADHVTGLPRSGIRDFFELVAGMEDVISLGIGEPDFTTPWHIREAAIYSIEKGRTFYTSNLGTLELRRAISDYIDKYFNIKYDPKSEVIVTVGVSEAMDIALRAILNPGDKVLYQDPCFVSYHPTVMLAHGIGIPIKTDAESAFTIKAAEVKKSWVPGCKALIINLPCNPTGGVAERDELEEIARFAVEKDLVVISDEIYAELTYDGEHVSIVNFPGMKERTIFLHGCSKAWAMTGWRLGYACAPAVLIEAMMKVHQYSMMCASIIAQDAAVEALRNGYDGVQKMKQQYRRRRDLVVRRFNEMGLTCHLPQATFYAFPNIESTGLSSVEFAKQLLEKEKVAMVPGSAFGEFGEGFARCSFASGYEDLLEACNRIERFVASLGAERAVAASASI